The following proteins come from a genomic window of Natrinema saccharevitans:
- a CDS encoding cytochrome P450, whose translation MRHDTSATADGYPTGPDGLPLLGNQVAFLRDPYGFMTRTAREYGDIASWKDPEGRVYQLNHPDYIEHVLVQNNENYVKGERFQDVLGPLTGNGILNSEGAVWRRNRHLIQPAFHPDRIQEYATMMTEFTGEALESWDDGQTRLVHEDMMEVTLKIVSRALFGVDVDDHVDTIGSALERFMKASESLSNYVLPPKVPTPARRQIQRAREDLDEVVYRLIEQRRTNPTDHDVISKLLEATDDRGTGMSDEQIRDEVVTLLLAGHETTALSLTLTMYLLSRNPHVEQRLVAELEDVLGDRTPTMDDLSELPYTERVVKESMRLYPPVPGIVREPVKPDVIDGYEIEPGSTVRMHQWVVHRDHRWYDDPLAFRPDRWTDDLESELPKLAYFPFAAGPRRCIGDRFAMLEARLILAMVYRDYHLELVPGTDLDLMATVTARPKHEIPMTVHER comes from the coding sequence ATGCGCCACGACACATCTGCGACCGCTGACGGCTATCCGACGGGACCGGACGGACTTCCGCTGCTCGGCAATCAGGTCGCGTTCCTCCGCGATCCGTACGGCTTCATGACGCGAACCGCCCGAGAGTACGGCGATATCGCCTCTTGGAAGGATCCCGAGGGCCGGGTCTACCAGCTGAACCACCCCGACTACATCGAACACGTACTCGTCCAGAACAACGAGAACTACGTCAAAGGCGAACGCTTCCAGGACGTCCTCGGGCCGCTGACCGGTAACGGCATCCTCAACAGCGAGGGCGCGGTCTGGCGGCGCAACCGCCACCTGATCCAGCCCGCGTTCCATCCTGACCGGATTCAGGAGTACGCGACGATGATGACCGAGTTCACCGGAGAGGCCCTCGAATCGTGGGACGACGGCCAGACGCGGCTCGTCCACGAGGACATGATGGAGGTGACGCTGAAGATCGTGTCCCGGGCGCTTTTCGGTGTCGACGTCGACGATCACGTCGACACCATCGGCTCGGCGCTCGAGCGGTTCATGAAAGCCTCCGAGAGCCTCTCGAACTACGTCCTGCCTCCGAAGGTTCCGACGCCGGCCAGACGGCAAATCCAGCGCGCTCGCGAAGACCTCGACGAAGTCGTCTACCGGCTGATCGAACAACGGCGGACCAACCCGACGGATCACGACGTCATCTCGAAACTGCTCGAGGCGACCGACGACCGCGGTACCGGGATGTCGGACGAGCAGATCCGGGACGAGGTGGTCACGCTGTTGCTGGCCGGCCACGAGACGACGGCGCTGTCGCTGACGCTGACGATGTATCTCCTCTCGCGGAATCCGCACGTCGAGCAACGGCTCGTCGCGGAACTCGAGGATGTCCTCGGCGACCGGACGCCGACGATGGACGATCTCTCGGAGCTTCCCTATACCGAACGCGTCGTCAAGGAGTCGATGCGACTCTATCCGCCCGTGCCGGGAATCGTCCGCGAACCGGTCAAACCGGACGTCATCGACGGCTACGAGATCGAACCGGGATCGACCGTCCGGATGCACCAGTGGGTCGTCCACCGCGATCACCGGTGGTACGACGATCCGCTCGCGTTCCGGCCGGATCGCTGGACCGACGACCTCGAAAGCGAACTCCCGAAACTGGCGTACTTCCCGTTTGCGGCGGGTCCGCGTCGCTGTATCGGCGACCGCTTCGCGATGCTCGAGGCACGGCTCATCCTCGCGATGGTCTACCGCGACTACCACCTCGAACTCGTCCCCGGGACGGACCTGGACCTGATGGCGACGGTGACCGCGCGGCCGAAACACGAGATTCCGATGACTGTCCACGAGCGGTGA
- the aspS gene encoding aspartate--tRNA(Asn) ligase translates to MQDRTYTADAEPGDHVTVAGWVHEIRDLGGIAFLILRDTTGKIQIKFEKDEMDDDLVETGLDVSRESVIQVSGDVEEEPRAPTGVEVTPESLEVVAPADPELPLDPSGKVDADLSTRLDNRTLDLRKDEVQTVFEIRSDVLRAVRDQFRDYDCTEINTPKIVATGTEGGTELFPITYFGEEAFMNQSPQLFKQLVAGSNVERVFEIGPIFRAEEHNTPRHLNEATSIDFEGAFCDHTDAMDVAEGIVKAAYESVQENFGDRLEDLDLAAEFEVPEGDFPRISYEDAIERINATGELDEQLVWGDDLSTPAEEALGQDVGGHYFITDWPSEIKPFYIKDHDDDPQLSTGFDLMHPRMELVSGGQREHRHEKLIEGFEQQGLDPDQFEYYTKMFKYGMPPHAGFGLGGERLLMTILGLDNIREAVLFPRDRQRLSP, encoded by the coding sequence ATGCAGGACAGAACCTACACGGCCGACGCCGAGCCGGGCGACCACGTCACCGTCGCCGGCTGGGTCCACGAGATCCGCGACCTCGGCGGGATCGCCTTCCTGATTCTCCGGGACACCACCGGAAAGATCCAGATCAAGTTCGAGAAAGACGAGATGGATGACGATCTCGTCGAGACGGGACTCGACGTTTCCCGCGAGAGCGTCATCCAGGTCTCCGGCGACGTCGAGGAGGAGCCCCGCGCGCCGACCGGCGTCGAGGTCACACCCGAGTCGCTCGAGGTCGTCGCTCCCGCCGACCCCGAACTGCCGCTCGATCCGTCCGGGAAGGTCGACGCCGACCTCTCGACGCGACTGGACAACCGTACCCTCGACCTGCGCAAGGACGAGGTCCAGACGGTCTTCGAAATCCGTTCGGACGTGCTGCGTGCGGTCCGCGACCAGTTCCGCGACTACGACTGTACGGAGATCAACACGCCGAAGATCGTCGCGACGGGGACCGAAGGCGGGACGGAACTGTTCCCGATCACCTACTTCGGAGAGGAGGCCTTCATGAACCAGTCGCCACAGCTGTTCAAGCAACTGGTCGCCGGCTCGAACGTCGAGCGGGTCTTCGAGATCGGCCCGATCTTCCGCGCGGAGGAACACAACACGCCGCGGCACTTGAACGAGGCCACCTCGATCGACTTCGAGGGCGCGTTCTGTGACCACACCGACGCCATGGACGTCGCCGAAGGCATCGTCAAAGCTGCCTACGAGTCCGTGCAGGAGAACTTCGGCGACCGACTCGAGGACCTCGACCTCGCCGCGGAGTTCGAAGTCCCCGAGGGTGACTTCCCGCGTATCAGCTACGAGGACGCCATCGAGCGCATCAACGCCACGGGCGAACTCGACGAACAGCTCGTCTGGGGCGACGACCTCTCGACGCCGGCCGAGGAAGCCCTCGGACAGGACGTCGGCGGCCACTACTTCATCACCGACTGGCCCAGCGAGATCAAGCCCTTCTACATCAAGGACCACGACGACGATCCGCAGCTCTCGACCGGCTTCGACCTGATGCACCCGCGGATGGAACTGGTCTCGGGCGGCCAGCGCGAACACCGCCACGAGAAGCTCATCGAGGGCTTCGAACAGCAGGGGCTCGACCCCGACCAGTTCGAGTACTACACCAAGATGTTCAAGTACGGCATGCCGCCCCACGCCGGCTTCGGCCTCGGCGGCGAGCGCCTGCTCATGACCATCCTCGGACTGGACAACATCCGGGAAGCGGTTCTCTTCCCGCGAGATCGCCAGAGACTGAGTCCGTAG
- a CDS encoding esterase/lipase family protein — MTDNDTLDGGRTATEATTDRRTLLKAAGTTLIGGAGLAAASGSASAQFLGPDTIEVDDGWFGWSADGDLPVTDELLVFIHGWFGDTTVSSQATDVRDSLVAGGYTPDETVAIEWPATTLNYFGAEGDTEDVGGVVAGLVEDFSDAGGGNVRLVGHSLGGRCVYWTAAKLGSGYEIETVAGLGTAADGSEICGDPWNPGLGNACEVRNYHSENDSTVGSAYGGFGDTALGTEGAGCDPASNYADVDVTDSVGSHLAYLGDDAVGSDLAAAINSGSCDGSSGDK, encoded by the coding sequence ATGACGGACAATGACACCCTCGACGGGGGCCGGACCGCGACTGAAGCGACGACCGACCGACGGACGCTCCTCAAGGCCGCCGGCACGACGCTGATCGGCGGTGCGGGACTGGCCGCCGCCTCCGGCTCGGCGTCCGCACAGTTCCTCGGCCCGGACACGATCGAGGTCGACGACGGCTGGTTCGGCTGGAGCGCCGACGGCGACCTGCCGGTCACGGATGAACTGCTGGTCTTCATCCACGGCTGGTTCGGCGATACCACCGTCTCGAGTCAGGCCACCGACGTCAGGGACTCGCTCGTTGCCGGCGGCTATACGCCCGACGAGACCGTCGCGATCGAGTGGCCAGCCACCACGCTCAACTACTTCGGTGCCGAAGGCGACACCGAGGACGTCGGCGGAGTCGTCGCCGGCCTCGTCGAGGACTTCTCCGACGCCGGCGGCGGGAACGTCCGTCTCGTCGGTCACTCGCTGGGCGGTCGCTGCGTCTACTGGACGGCGGCCAAACTCGGCAGCGGGTACGAGATCGAGACCGTCGCCGGTCTCGGAACGGCCGCCGACGGCTCCGAGATCTGTGGCGATCCGTGGAATCCGGGCCTCGGAAACGCCTGTGAGGTCCGGAACTATCACTCCGAGAACGACTCGACGGTCGGGTCGGCCTACGGCGGCTTCGGCGACACCGCCTTGGGTACCGAGGGCGCGGGCTGTGACCCCGCTTCGAACTACGCCGACGTCGACGTGACCGACAGCGTCGGCAGTCACCTGGCGTACCTCGGCGACGACGCCGTCGGTTCGGATCTGGCAGCTGCCATTAACAGCGGCTCCTGCGACGGCAGCAGCGGCGACAAGTAG
- a CDS encoding pantoate kinase: MREEATAFVPGHVTGFFSTHPDDDPTKAGSRGAGLTLTDGVEVTVERAAATTVFLDDVEIEIEPVETVLETLGVTARIDATSELPIGSGFGVSGAMALGTALAANRVFGCKLSMNELVTIAHGAEVQAGTGLGDVVAQAHGGVPIRLEPGGPQDNKLDAIPARARVEYVTFGELSTADVLSGDTEQLTAAGQEALSRVVEEPTLLSFMYASRLFARDAELLTDRVRETIAEVSDADGQASMAMLGETVFALGTGLSDAGYEPSVCATHPAGAVLK, encoded by the coding sequence ATGCGCGAGGAGGCGACGGCGTTCGTTCCCGGCCACGTCACGGGCTTTTTCAGTACCCACCCGGACGACGACCCGACGAAGGCGGGCTCACGGGGCGCGGGACTGACGCTTACGGACGGTGTCGAGGTAACGGTCGAACGAGCGGCGGCGACGACGGTCTTCCTCGACGACGTCGAGATCGAGATCGAACCGGTCGAGACCGTCCTCGAGACGCTCGGCGTGACCGCTCGGATCGACGCGACCTCGGAGCTGCCGATCGGGTCCGGGTTCGGCGTCTCGGGGGCGATGGCGCTCGGAACGGCGCTGGCCGCGAACCGCGTGTTCGGCTGCAAGCTCTCGATGAACGAACTCGTCACGATCGCTCACGGGGCCGAGGTACAGGCCGGGACGGGGCTGGGCGACGTCGTCGCACAGGCCCACGGCGGCGTCCCGATCCGCCTCGAGCCGGGGGGCCCGCAGGACAACAAACTCGATGCCATCCCCGCCCGGGCGCGCGTCGAGTACGTTACCTTCGGCGAACTGTCGACGGCCGACGTTCTCTCGGGCGATACCGAGCAGTTGACCGCGGCTGGACAGGAGGCGCTCTCCCGCGTCGTCGAGGAGCCGACGCTGCTGTCTTTTATGTACGCCTCGCGGCTGTTCGCCCGCGACGCCGAGTTGCTGACCGATCGGGTCCGCGAGACGATCGCCGAGGTGTCGGACGCCGACGGGCAGGCCTCGATGGCGATGCTCGGCGAGACGGTCTTCGCGCTCGGGACCGGCCTCTCCGATGCCGGCTACGAACCGTCGGTCTGTGCGACCCACCCTGCCGGTGCGGTTTTGAAGTGA
- a CDS encoding YegP family protein — MASRTDIHQSLFQLYEHYVGEPDSSKDVYGYWLFIVGYVIGAAGVATFVVGYAGEGEPYTLIRASGITAATGLALCLFGIVLMLPVRKRGIQASFVGLLVSFAGVGFFGWAYPNNWRELGVDYSVEVISVYTLGIGIIAGVTALVPVLTGQRGMFVEEEGQTEDPPILTGDEMESAQFAAFRDDNGDWQWHVLHLEALARSTESAVTRPEATEGIERVKSQISSAGLMELTTSAFRLYEDRDGTWQWTLARDDGSIVGACAGEFDERDGAEESVSFLKDEGPDADVIEIEGAAFTYEQRRDKWYWQLVDDDRVPLASSETGHSTQERAEEAARTFAERFDRARVLDVEHVGVELRERADGWSWRLVDAADDVLATSTDAFDSRRDAEEAAEALLPELESASVTVAGEPTYECYESGPEWRYRLVDENEHVVARSPEGTDDRLAVDTWTEQFGDNAADADVVEIDDAEYEVFPAEDVDAGSAASTPDDDLPAAIEEPEPAADGGTAVDAPDAEDPSPWHWRLVTDDRDVVAASTEPHPDAESATDAIERVRQQASEAELIEFENAAFQVYEADSGEWRWRLIDEDGNVLADSGEEHTSRGEAAEAMMTLKEQAPDAELLEIETAAFELFVNEADEWGWRLIDEAGKLVAEDPATHPTRGAARQAMNRLLEHLDSDVRTMDRAIFQPYATEDWHWRFVLPSGETVAAAGEAHPTRDELVDSLDDVREAAVSARRHTIGDVSVQLYGTDEWYFRLLDRDREEIADATVSYGDREAAMDGVEGLKRHAADAPIFAIEDAAIRVDDADGWSWDLVDADRTVIAEAVDSEPDRNALLEAIEEVRQLAPMAGRVDFDVASFELVADEDDRWRWRLIDEDGRTVATGSETHETAADARDALADVRGLIESASILEIDSVSFELHTAEDGWVWQLIDEYGATMAESTQTYENRTEAREAMNDVKAQAPDGWITFTE; from the coding sequence ATGGCTTCACGCACTGACATTCACCAAAGCCTGTTTCAGTTGTACGAACACTACGTCGGTGAACCCGACTCGAGCAAGGACGTCTACGGCTACTGGCTGTTCATCGTCGGCTACGTCATCGGGGCCGCGGGCGTGGCGACGTTCGTCGTCGGGTACGCCGGCGAGGGGGAGCCGTACACGCTGATCAGGGCCTCCGGGATCACCGCCGCGACCGGGCTCGCGCTCTGTCTGTTCGGGATCGTACTGATGTTACCGGTACGAAAACGGGGGATTCAGGCGAGTTTCGTCGGTCTGCTCGTCTCGTTTGCCGGCGTCGGCTTCTTCGGCTGGGCGTATCCGAACAACTGGCGGGAACTCGGCGTCGACTACAGCGTCGAGGTGATTTCGGTCTACACCCTCGGGATCGGTATCATCGCGGGCGTGACGGCCCTCGTTCCCGTTCTGACCGGCCAGCGCGGTATGTTCGTCGAGGAGGAGGGCCAGACCGAGGACCCGCCGATCCTCACCGGCGACGAGATGGAAAGCGCCCAGTTCGCCGCCTTCCGTGACGACAACGGCGACTGGCAGTGGCACGTCCTCCACCTCGAGGCACTGGCCCGGAGTACGGAGAGCGCGGTGACGCGGCCGGAGGCCACGGAGGGCATCGAGCGCGTGAAGTCCCAGATCAGCTCCGCGGGGCTGATGGAGCTGACGACCTCCGCGTTCCGGCTCTACGAGGACCGCGACGGCACCTGGCAGTGGACGCTCGCGCGCGACGACGGCTCGATCGTCGGTGCCTGTGCCGGCGAGTTCGACGAGCGCGACGGGGCCGAGGAGTCGGTGAGCTTCCTCAAAGACGAGGGGCCGGACGCCGACGTGATCGAGATCGAGGGGGCCGCGTTCACCTACGAGCAGCGCCGCGACAAGTGGTACTGGCAACTGGTCGACGACGACCGCGTCCCGCTGGCCTCGAGCGAGACGGGCCACTCGACGCAGGAACGCGCCGAGGAGGCCGCCCGGACCTTCGCCGAGCGGTTCGACCGGGCGCGGGTCCTCGACGTCGAGCACGTCGGCGTCGAACTCCGCGAGCGGGCCGACGGCTGGAGCTGGCGGCTCGTCGACGCCGCCGACGACGTCCTCGCGACCAGTACCGACGCCTTCGATTCCCGGCGCGACGCCGAGGAGGCCGCCGAAGCGCTGTTGCCCGAACTCGAGTCGGCGTCGGTCACCGTGGCCGGCGAGCCGACCTACGAATGCTACGAATCCGGCCCAGAGTGGCGCTACCGGCTCGTCGACGAGAACGAACACGTCGTCGCGCGCAGTCCCGAGGGGACCGACGACCGCCTCGCGGTCGATACGTGGACCGAACAATTCGGCGACAACGCCGCCGACGCCGACGTCGTCGAGATCGACGACGCGGAGTACGAGGTCTTCCCGGCCGAGGACGTCGACGCCGGCAGCGCCGCCTCGACGCCCGACGACGACCTCCCCGCGGCCATCGAAGAACCCGAGCCGGCGGCAGACGGCGGGACGGCCGTCGACGCTCCCGACGCCGAGGACCCGAGCCCGTGGCACTGGCGGCTCGTCACCGACGACCGCGACGTCGTCGCCGCGAGTACCGAACCCCATCCCGACGCCGAGTCGGCGACCGACGCCATCGAGCGGGTCCGCCAGCAGGCCAGCGAGGCGGAACTCATCGAGTTCGAGAACGCCGCCTTCCAGGTCTACGAGGCCGACTCCGGCGAGTGGCGCTGGCGGCTCATCGACGAGGACGGCAACGTCCTGGCCGACAGCGGCGAGGAACACACCTCCCGCGGCGAGGCCGCCGAGGCGATGATGACGCTGAAAGAGCAGGCACCCGACGCCGAACTGCTCGAGATCGAAACCGCCGCGTTCGAACTCTTCGTCAACGAGGCCGACGAGTGGGGCTGGCGGCTCATCGACGAGGCCGGCAAGCTCGTCGCCGAGGACCCCGCGACCCACCCGACCCGCGGGGCCGCCCGCCAGGCGATGAACCGCCTGCTCGAGCATCTCGATTCGGACGTGCGGACGATGGACCGGGCGATCTTCCAGCCGTACGCGACCGAGGACTGGCACTGGCGGTTCGTCCTGCCGTCGGGCGAGACCGTCGCCGCCGCCGGCGAGGCACACCCGACACGGGACGAACTGGTCGACAGCCTCGACGACGTGCGCGAGGCCGCTGTGTCGGCGCGCCGGCACACGATCGGCGACGTCTCGGTCCAGCTCTATGGCACCGACGAGTGGTACTTCCGACTGCTCGATCGCGACCGCGAGGAGATCGCCGACGCGACCGTCTCCTACGGCGACCGCGAGGCCGCGATGGACGGCGTCGAGGGCCTCAAGCGACACGCGGCCGACGCGCCGATCTTCGCGATCGAGGACGCGGCGATCCGTGTCGACGATGCGGACGGCTGGTCGTGGGATCTCGTCGACGCCGACCGGACCGTCATCGCCGAGGCGGTCGATTCCGAACCCGACAGGAACGCCCTGCTCGAGGCGATCGAGGAAGTCCGTCAGCTCGCGCCGATGGCCGGCCGGGTCGACTTCGACGTCGCCTCCTTCGAACTCGTCGCCGACGAGGACGACCGCTGGCGGTGGCGGCTCATCGACGAGGACGGCCGGACCGTCGCGACCGGCTCCGAGACCCACGAGACGGCCGCCGACGCCCGCGACGCCCTCGCGGACGTCCGCGGCCTGATCGAGTCCGCCAGCATCCTCGAGATCGACAGCGTCTCGTTCGAACTCCACACCGCGGAGGACGGCTGGGTCTGGCAGCTCATCGACGAGTACGGCGCGACGATGGCCGAGAGCACCCAGACCTACGAGAACCGCACCGAGGCCCGCGAGGCGATGAACGACGTGAAGGCACAGGCCCCCGACGGCTGGATCACCTTCACCGAGTGA